One Aegilops tauschii subsp. strangulata cultivar AL8/78 chromosome 2, Aet v6.0, whole genome shotgun sequence genomic window, TTACTTCACTAGTTATTAATACAAAATCAATGAACAGGGTCTGCTCAATGCAATAGAGGATGTATTTCCTGATTCCCCTCAAAGATTTTGTTTAAGACACATATATGCCAACTTCCAATCAGCTGGGTTTAGAGGGCATGAATTGAAAAAACATCTAGACCAGGCTGCATATTCTTTCACTAAGCATGGGCATGATCTAGGCATGGAAGCATTGAAGAAAGAGAGTGAGAAGGCATGGAAGTGGTTGTCCAACATACCAGTCCATACTTGGGCCAGGCATAGAATGGATACTATATGCAAGACAGACCTTGTTGTAAACAATCTTAGTGAAGTTTTCAACAGGATGATTTTGGATGTTAGGAACAAGCCCATAAGGACAATGCTTGAAGGAATGAGGACAAAACTCATGATCAAGTTTCAGAAGATTAGGGAGAAGACAGAGACATGTAGGTGGGATATCACACCCACTTACTCTGAGATATTGGAGGAGGCCAAGAAGTGGGCAAAATATTGTGATGCATATATGGCTGGACCAGGCATTTGGCAAGTTACAAGTAGTTCAGAAAAGACCTATTGTGTAAACCTAAACAACTACACTTGTGACTGCAGGAGGTGGGATATGACAGCTGTTCCATGTAGTCATGCTATAGCAGCAATGCAGAAGGTGAAGCTACACCCTGAAGATTTTGTCCATGAGTTCTTCAAGAAGCCCCTCTACTGTGAAACCTACAAGCATACTATATACCCTGTTCCAGGCCCTGATTGTTGGCCACACACCATGGGGGATGACATATCTCCTCCAGTATTCAAAGAAAAGAAGGGTAAAAAGCAGACAGCTAGGAGGAAAGGACATTTTGAGGTGCCTGCCAAGAAGGATACATCAAGAATTGGGACAGTGACTTGTAGCAATTGCAATAAGCAAGGTCACAGATATACCACATGTGGTGTTCCACTGAAACCCAAACTGCAGATGAGAAAGAATAATCACCAGGTATGCTTATTGATAAAGAAATTTCTGTTTCATAGGCTAGGTGGTTTAATTCTAATTTGCTTTGTTAAATGTGCAGGAGAATAGGTCAGACTACTCTTCATCTACCAGAGCTACTACAGGTGTGGttgcaccaccaccaccaccattaGCACCATCAGCACCAGCCATACCTAGGAAGAGGCCTGCAACAGCCACAGCTACTCCAGGACCAGCAAAGAGGAACAAGGCAGCTGCTTCTGCTACTCTAGCACCTGCCACATCAGCACCTTCCAAGAAGACCAAAGCAACCAAGAAGACAAGGGCTCCTAGCACATCTTCACCAGCCAATAACACAAGGTCATCCATTGCCTCTCCAGCAAAGAACACCAGAGCATCAACAGCTAGCAGAGGAGGGGGGTACACAGGTTTTAATGCTCCAAGGCAAGCTGCTCACTCTGAGATGGAGATTGGGTCCAAGAGGGTTAGGAAGCCAACTGGAAAGTGGAAGGCATATTTCACTGCTAGTGGTAACTATTGAGTGCTGGAAAGTTGTCTTGTTTGCACTGTATGAGTGCTGAAACCTAAGTGTTTGCTTGCTGAAACCTATGTATTTGTTTGCTGAAACTTGAGTGTTTGCTTCCTAAAACCTATGTATTTGCTTCCTGAAACCTGAGTATTTGGTTCCTGAAACCTATGTATTTGCTTGCATTATGAAACCTGAGTGTTTGCATTATAAAACCTGAGTGTTTGTGACTTCTGGGTTGCACTTCCTGATGCAAAGATTGTTTCAAACTTCTGGGTTGCACTTCTGGGTTGCACTACCTGAGTGTTTGAAACTTATGAGCTTTGCAACTGATGCACAGATTGATAGAAACATTCTTTCAAATAATCAAACATTCTTTCAAATAATCAAACATTCATAGATTCCACCATGCAAACATTCTTTCATACAAAGAGTTGTACAGAAGGTGGAAGGGATACATAGCTCATACTCTTATTCATAATTAAAATAACTACTAACAACTCTCAATCGTAACGATCGAAGAAACGACGCCACTTTGCTCTGGTAGAAGGGTGAGGAGCGAGTACTGCCTGTGCCCTAGCCCACCTGATGATCTTCCCTGAGCTCTTGCGCCTGCCGCCAGGGACAAGAACTGTGAACTCATCTAAGTTGCACTTCTCCAAGATCTTCTCTGCCAGCCTCCTCTTGAACTCCAGCTCCCACTCTAGCTCCCAAGCTTATGGCATGGGCACCGCAGGGCGAGCCCTTTGCCTCCTCACATCCACTGCATGCactgcctcctcttcctcatctgTCACCTCCCCAAGCTCTGGATCCATCTAGGGTTTCTAGAGGTGGGGTGTGGCGGCTGTGTTCTGGAGGGAGGAGGGTGGGTGGAGTAGGCTATTTATGAGCAGTGGAGGGTGGGTGGAGTAGGCCTAGGTTTGTAAATATAACTGGGCCACAAAGCCCAGGTACAAAGCACTAATAAACATAACTACCTTTTAAACATAAAAAACACATAGCATAGTCCAGCAGTGCTTATTACTGACTCCATAACATAGCATAAGAGGTTCAAATACAGGCAGAACATTCATTACAACTTAGTTCATAACTTAGCATTAAAGGTTCTAGCAGCATAAACTACATTTCTTAACATTGGCATAGACATAGACTAGATTAGCTTCACATTCCCCAAAATGTACACCCCATATCTTCACATCAGATTGTTAGGCCACATACTTATAAAGGCCTTGGATGTACTTCACCATCTGCAGAACACACTTCATGAATCAAGGATGGCCTTGATTTTCTCGAGTTTCTCCTTGCTTGCATGCCCATCATTCAGCAGCTCATTCACCACATGCTCAAGCTTGGCCTTCTCTATCTTAAGCAAATCTCTCTCCTGTTCAACCTCCTTCATTGCCTTCCTGGTATTCTTGATAATGTCAGCTTGACTCTGTAAAATGCACCTTTGTTCCTTGGCAAGTTTGAGCTTCTCCATCTGAACCTCCAACCTAGCACTCTCTTctacctctttcttcttcttctcaaatTCTTCCTCCTCAACTGCCTTCTAGTAATCCATGTGGTCTACCCTACCATCCTGCCAATCAAACATCTTGGATACATCTTGGACAAGCTTTGTGTACTCAATGCACAGCTTGTCATTTTCAGTCTTAAGCTTGACCAAATGCTTCTCATACTTCTGCTTATCAACTACCCTGCCACAATTTTGTTCATGGTACATGTCCCACAGCCTGGACAAGCAATTCTGAAGAATTGGATGCCAGGGCTTGTCAACCCACTCAGTAACACCAGAGTTAACACCTTCACTCTGCATTTGGAAATTGAAATATACATCACTAAGTGCACTCAATTTCATAACAACAAATCATATCAAACTAAGAAACTGAAGGTGAGGCTTAAGTAAACTGAATATGTTGTTTAATATAACTCAAACTATAACTGAAACCCAACCTGCTTGTACAAGTACATTCACAAATATATGCTTCCTATACATAAGCATTTTTGATAGTAACCATATCCCTCAATACCTTAATACAAGGCATATTGCAGTTCATCCTAAATAATACAGTGTAGGTTCAGAAGAGCAACTTGTCAACATAATATTGTGTGGGTTCAGAACAGCAACTTGGCATCCTTGTAAATACATGTGTGGGTTCAGAAGAAAATGATTCCAATTAAGGTACTATACCTGCAGCACTGGACAACCATAGAAACGCCTTCTAGTTAAGGTTCCTTCAAATGCCACACACTTAATTGGCCTCATGTGGTGCATCATGCAGGTGGGTTCAGAAAGCTCCAGCTGGCCATAGAAAAGAGGCTCCACGGTGGTGTCAGGGGTCTCCTGCATGAACACATCAACAAAATCACCTTAGCTCACAGAAACAGACATAGATCACAAATTAATTCCCAAATCCAGCaagaaccctaaccctaaccctagtttTCAAGCATACATAAACATAGCTCAAACAGCAACCATAACCCTGCCTACTAAATAACAGTAACCAAAGCTTACCCTAGCTCACCAAGATGAACACTAACCTAATCTAGCTCCTAGatgaaccctaaccctagctcagCAGATCGAAAAACTTACCCAAAGAGCCATGTCCATGCTTGTGATGTCGCACTCATCCTCTGAGCTCGTATCCCCGTCATTCCAGGAACGCATGGCGGCGGTGGAGCTTCCACAGCGCAAGTCGCCGCCGGTGTCGAAGAGCAGAGAGGAGAGGACaatgagagcgagagagagatgAGTGCGGGCCGGGGAGCAGAGTGAGAGGGAGGGAGACGACTTAATGAGCGAGCGAGCGGGTGCGGTCCGACCGCACCGGTCGGTCCGAGTAACGTCCGCTAACGGCCTCGCCGTCACGCGCGGCGCTGACGTGGCCTGACAGGCGGGCCCGGACCGTTAGAAAACGGTTCAAAACGCTAGCCTCGCTGGACAGCGTCCGGCAGTTCGTCGACGCGTTCCGCCGCGCCGAGATGCCGCTGGACGTGCTCGTGTGCAACGCCGCCATCTACCGCCCCACGGCGCGCACACCGACATTCACCGCTGACGGGCACGAGATGAGCGTGGGCGTGAACCACCTCTGCCACTTCCTGCTCGCCCGCCTCCTCATGGAGGACCTTCAGAAGTCCGACTACCCGTCCCGCCGCATGGTCATCGTCGGCTCCATCACCGGCAACAGCAACACGCTGGCAGGCAACATGCCGCCCAAGGCCAGCCTCGGTGACCTCCGCGGGCTCGCCGGCGGCCTCAGCGGTGCGTCGGGCTCCGCCATGATCAACGGGGACGAGAGCTTCGACGGCGCCAAGGCGTACAAAGACAGCAAGGTGTGCAACATGCTGACCATGCAGGAGTTCCACCGGCGGTACCACGAGGAGACCGACATCACCTTCTCCTCGCTCTACCCCGGCTGCATCGCCACCACGGGGCTATTCCGGGAGCACATCCCGCTATTCCGCACGCTCTTCCCGCCGTTCCAGAAGTTCATCACGAAGGGGTTCGTCTCGGAGGCGGAGTCCGGCAAGAGGCTGGCACAGGTGGTGGCGGAGCCCAGCCTGACCAAGTCCGGCGTGTACTGGAGCTGGAACAAGGACTCGGCGTCCTTCGAGAACCAGCTCTCCCAGGAGGCCAGCGACCCCGAGAAGGCCCGCAAGGTCTGGGAGCTCAGCGAGAAGCTCGTCGGACTCGCCTGATCTCCCACCCACCTCCGGCTCCGGCCACGTTCAGGCAATGCATGCATCTAGGACGCCGATGCCGAACTTGTCGCATTTTTTAACGTTGGTACTTATCATTTTTACGTCTTTTTAGAAACTCAATTACGCGGGAGAGGCCTTGCGAGTGTCGGCGAGAGTGCATAGATCTCGTGTGGAAGATGTACAATTTTCGGCGAACCATGAATAATAAAACCGCAGGCCTGATTGAGGATGGCATACATTGTAGTCTGGATTGATTGATTGAGTTGCTTATTTTTAACATTTCACTGCACATTTAAAGAATAATAAAACAGAGCGTATGGTTCtatctaagagcatctccaacagccgcgctaCGCGCGTCGTGCTAAAAACCTTTTGCAGCGCGGCTCGCCATGGATGATTAGTGGATGGATGGGACTCAACACCTCGCACCATAGCTCTGTCCCCTTGCAACACTATCGGCTACCTTGCAGCATCATGTCTACATCGTTGAACCGCCCCTGGTAGTCCCTATCGATCTCGCCTGGCTTGCAGCACGGGTGTCACACTATTGTAGCTTGCAGACCACCCCAGGTGCAGCTCCTGCCATGTAGCCGGTTCGAGGAAGCAACAATGCCGACCATGGCACACCGAGGAGCATTTGACTCCGACGCCTTGCCGGGGACCCTGATGTCGTCGCAGTTGCCCAAATTGCATGTCCGCCAATGCAGCAAATCATGCCGCTGATCCCCGCAAATCGCTTCGTCAGTTATAGCTTTCACGTCACGGGGTCTACCTATGCAACAAAATGAAGCATCAGTTCCAGCAAAACTCGCCAACGGATCGAGCAAATAACATCATCGATtgttgaaagtgcgttatatcgactagaggggggtgaataggcgatttttataaattcttcactaaggaatttgtgggtgaggaaattccttagcgaagaactacttgcaacggaataagtactcacaagtatgcatagcagagcacaagcatagtcatcatgatgaaatgaaaacaagcacagagtactgaaagcgtaaacataggataacacaggatgaagacaaacagactgaggaaattgaactgaggagattgagaaagtcttcagtcaaagtcttcaaacacagatatgaacaattgcacaacacaggaatgag contains:
- the LOC109734158 gene encoding uncharacterized protein, with product MRSWNDGDTSSEDECDITSMDMALWETPDTTVEPLFYGQLELSEPTCMMHHMRPIKCVAFEGTLTRRRFYGCPVLQSEGVNSGVTEWVDKPWHPILQNCLSRLWDMYHEQNCGRVVDKQKYEKHLVKLKTENDKLCIEYTKLVQDVSKMFDWQDGRVDHMDY
- the LOC120974294 gene encoding protochlorophyllide reductase A, chloroplastic-like, whose product is MPLDVLVCNAAIYRPTARTPTFTADGHEMSVGVNHLCHFLLARLLMEDLQKSDYPSRRMVIVGSITGNSNTLAGNMPPKASLGDLRGLAGGLSGASGSAMINGDESFDGAKAYKDSKVCNMLTMQEFHRRYHEETDITFSSLYPGCIATTGLFREHIPLFRTLFPPFQKFITKGFVSEAESGKRLAQVVAEPSLTKSGVYWSWNKDSASFENQLSQEASDPEKARKVWELSEKLVGLA